One Epinephelus lanceolatus isolate andai-2023 chromosome 17, ASM4190304v1, whole genome shotgun sequence genomic window carries:
- the camk2g2 gene encoding calcium/calmodulin-dependent protein kinase type II subunit gamma isoform X14, translated as MATVVTSTRFTDEYQLYEELGKGAFSVVRRCVKKSTGQEYAAKIINTKKLSARDHQKLEREARICRLLKHPNIVRLHDSISEEGFHYLVFDLVTGGELFEDIVAREYYSEADASHCINQILESVSHIHQHDIVHRDLKPENLLLASKMKGAAVKLADFGLAIEVQGDQQAWFGFAGTPGYLSPEVLRKDPYGKPVDIWACGVILYILLVGYPPFWDEDQHKLYQQIKAGAYDFPSPEWDTVTPEAKNLINQMLTINPAKRITADQALKHPWVCQRSTVASMMHRQETVECLRKFNARRKLKGAILTTMLVSRNFSVGRQHTSPAATTSTAAMAQEACKTLLNKKSDGVKSQGTNSKNSVVSSSSTKDSSMSSSAPMGSTESCNNTEEEEMKAGPLQEATSSPSVLQTSPAQSSRPEPESALSPPAGSSRNLLQTRKQEIIKMTEQLIEAINNGDFEAYTRICDPGLTSFEPEALGNLVEGMDFHKFYFENLLSKNSKPVHTTILNPHVHLIGEDAACIAYIRLTQYMDSQGRPRSCQSEETRVWHRRDAKWLNVHFHCSGAPAAPLQ; from the exons aTCACCAGAAACTGGAGCGGGAGGCAAGAATCTGTCGTCTGCTGAAACATCCAAACATAG TACGACTCCATGACAGCATCTCGGAGGAAGGCTTCCATTACCTTGTCTTTGACCT CGTCACTGGAGGAGAGCTGTTCGAGGACATTGTTGCTAGAGAGTATTACAGCGAGGCAGATGCCAG CCACTGCATCAATCAGATCCTGGAGAGCGTCAGTCACATCCACCAGCATGACATTGTGCACAGGGATCTCAAG CCAGAGAATCTGCTCCTTGCCAGTAAGATGAAGGGAGCAGCGGTGAAGCTTGCAGATTTCGGTCTAGCCATCGAGGTGCAGGGGGACCAACAGGCATGGTTTG GTTTTGCAGGAACTCCAGGATATCTGTCCCCAGAAGTGTTGAGAAAGGATCCATACGGCAAGCCAGTGGACATATGGGCATGTG gtgtGATCCTGTACATCTTGTTGGTGGGCTACCCTCCCTTCTGGGACGAGGACCAACACAAACTGTACCAACAAATCAAGGCCGGTGCATATGAT TTTCCTTCTCCAGAGTGGGACACAGTGACCCCCGAGGCCAAGAATCTGATCAATCAGATGTTAACGATTAACCCTGCCAAAAGGATCACAGCCGACCAGGCCCTCAAGCATCCCTGGGTCTGC CAACGCTCCACTGTGGCCTCCATGATGCACCGTCAAGAGACTGTGGAGTGTCTGCGCAAGTTCAACGCGAGGAGGAAACTTAAA GGAGCCATCCTCACAACAATGCTGGTGTCCAGGAACTTTTCAG TGGGACGGCAGCATACCAGCCCTGCCGCTACCACCAGCACGGCCGCAATGGCACAGGAAG cATGCAAAACTTTACTAAACAAAAAGTCGGACGGTGTGAAG TCGCAGGGAAccaacagtaaaaacagtgtagtaagcagcagcagcaccaaagACAGCAGCATGTCATCTTCAGCACCAATG GGCTCCACAGAGAGCTGTAATAacacagaagaggaggagatgaaag CTGGTCCCCTGCAGGAGGCTACTAGCAGCCCCAGTGTCCTTCAGACCAGTCCAGCTCAGAGCTCCCGTCCTGAACCAGAGTCCGCTCTGTCACCTCCCGCAGGCAGCAGCCGCAACCTGCTGCAGA CTCGTAAACAGGAGATTATAAAGATGACAGAGCAGCTGATTGAAGCCATCAACAACGGGGATTTCGAGGCTTACAC GAGAATCTGTGACCCTGGACTGACTTCCTTTGAGCCAGAGGCTCTTGGAAACCTGGTGGAGGGCATGGACTTTCACAAGTTCTACTTTGAGAATC TGCTGAGTAAAAACAGCAAGCCTGTGCACACCACCATCCTCAATCCCCACGTCCATCTAATCGGTGAGGATGCTGCCTGCATTGCCTACATCCGCCTGACGCAGTACATGGACAGCCAGGGCCGGCCGCGCTCCTGTCAGTCGGAGGAGACGCGCGTGTGGCACCGCCGCGATGCCAAATGGCTCAACGTGCACTTCCACTGTTCAGGAGCACCGGCTGCACCACTGCAGTGA
- the camk2g2 gene encoding calcium/calmodulin-dependent protein kinase type II subunit gamma isoform X4 produces the protein MATVVTSTRFTDEYQLYEELGKGAFSVVRRCVKKSTGQEYAAKIINTKKLSARDHQKLEREARICRLLKHPNIVRLHDSISEEGFHYLVFDLVTGGELFEDIVAREYYSEADASHCINQILESVSHIHQHDIVHRDLKPENLLLASKMKGAAVKLADFGLAIEVQGDQQAWFGFAGTPGYLSPEVLRKDPYGKPVDIWACGVILYILLVGYPPFWDEDQHKLYQQIKAGAYDFPSPEWDTVTPEAKNLINQMLTINPAKRITADQALKHPWVCQRSTVASMMHRQETVECLRKFNARRKLKGAILTTMLVSRNFSACKTLLNKKSDGVKSQGTNSKNSVVSSSSTKDSSMSSSAPMEAQTTVVHNPADGTKGSTESCNNTEEEEMKGRKVAASESAGTDSGVLSECSATEEQTQTLSPHCPPPTSGPLQEATSSPSVLQTSPAQSSRPEPESALSPPAGSSRNLLQTRKQEIIKMTEQLIEAINNGDFEAYTRICDPGLTSFEPEALGNLVEGMDFHKFYFENLLSKNSKPVHTTILNPHVHLIGEDAACIAYIRLTQYMDSQGRPRSCQSEETRVWHRRDAKWLNVHFHCSGAPAAPLQ, from the exons aTCACCAGAAACTGGAGCGGGAGGCAAGAATCTGTCGTCTGCTGAAACATCCAAACATAG TACGACTCCATGACAGCATCTCGGAGGAAGGCTTCCATTACCTTGTCTTTGACCT CGTCACTGGAGGAGAGCTGTTCGAGGACATTGTTGCTAGAGAGTATTACAGCGAGGCAGATGCCAG CCACTGCATCAATCAGATCCTGGAGAGCGTCAGTCACATCCACCAGCATGACATTGTGCACAGGGATCTCAAG CCAGAGAATCTGCTCCTTGCCAGTAAGATGAAGGGAGCAGCGGTGAAGCTTGCAGATTTCGGTCTAGCCATCGAGGTGCAGGGGGACCAACAGGCATGGTTTG GTTTTGCAGGAACTCCAGGATATCTGTCCCCAGAAGTGTTGAGAAAGGATCCATACGGCAAGCCAGTGGACATATGGGCATGTG gtgtGATCCTGTACATCTTGTTGGTGGGCTACCCTCCCTTCTGGGACGAGGACCAACACAAACTGTACCAACAAATCAAGGCCGGTGCATATGAT TTTCCTTCTCCAGAGTGGGACACAGTGACCCCCGAGGCCAAGAATCTGATCAATCAGATGTTAACGATTAACCCTGCCAAAAGGATCACAGCCGACCAGGCCCTCAAGCATCCCTGGGTCTGC CAACGCTCCACTGTGGCCTCCATGATGCACCGTCAAGAGACTGTGGAGTGTCTGCGCAAGTTCAACGCGAGGAGGAAACTTAAA GGAGCCATCCTCACAACAATGCTGGTGTCCAGGAACTTTTCAG cATGCAAAACTTTACTAAACAAAAAGTCGGACGGTGTGAAG TCGCAGGGAAccaacagtaaaaacagtgtagtaagcagcagcagcaccaaagACAGCAGCATGTCATCTTCAGCACCAATG GAAGCCCAGACAACTGTTGTACACAACCCAGCTGATGGCACCAAG GGCTCCACAGAGAGCTGTAATAacacagaagaggaggagatgaaaggTAGGAAAG TGGCTGCCTCTGAGTCTGCTGGTACAGACAGTGGAGTGTTAAGCGAGTGCAGCGCTACTGAGGAACAGACCCAGACCCTGTCTCCTCACTGCCCTCCACCCACCT CTGGTCCCCTGCAGGAGGCTACTAGCAGCCCCAGTGTCCTTCAGACCAGTCCAGCTCAGAGCTCCCGTCCTGAACCAGAGTCCGCTCTGTCACCTCCCGCAGGCAGCAGCCGCAACCTGCTGCAGA CTCGTAAACAGGAGATTATAAAGATGACAGAGCAGCTGATTGAAGCCATCAACAACGGGGATTTCGAGGCTTACAC GAGAATCTGTGACCCTGGACTGACTTCCTTTGAGCCAGAGGCTCTTGGAAACCTGGTGGAGGGCATGGACTTTCACAAGTTCTACTTTGAGAATC TGCTGAGTAAAAACAGCAAGCCTGTGCACACCACCATCCTCAATCCCCACGTCCATCTAATCGGTGAGGATGCTGCCTGCATTGCCTACATCCGCCTGACGCAGTACATGGACAGCCAGGGCCGGCCGCGCTCCTGTCAGTCGGAGGAGACGCGCGTGTGGCACCGCCGCGATGCCAAATGGCTCAACGTGCACTTCCACTGTTCAGGAGCACCGGCTGCACCACTGCAGTGA
- the camk2g2 gene encoding calcium/calmodulin-dependent protein kinase type II subunit gamma isoform X17, translated as MATVVTSTRFTDEYQLYEELGKGAFSVVRRCVKKSTGQEYAAKIINTKKLSARDHQKLEREARICRLLKHPNIVRLHDSISEEGFHYLVFDLVTGGELFEDIVAREYYSEADASHCINQILESVSHIHQHDIVHRDLKPENLLLASKMKGAAVKLADFGLAIEVQGDQQAWFGFAGTPGYLSPEVLRKDPYGKPVDIWACGVILYILLVGYPPFWDEDQHKLYQQIKAGAYDFPSPEWDTVTPEAKNLINQMLTINPAKRITADQALKHPWVCQRSTVASMMHRQETVECLRKFNARRKLKGAILTTMLVSRNFSVGRQHTSPAATTSTAAMAQEACKTLLNKKSDGVKEAQTTVVHNPADGTKGSTESCNNTEEEEMKAGPLQEATSSPSVLQTSPAQSSRPEPESALSPPAGSSRNLLQTRKQEIIKMTEQLIEAINNGDFEAYTRICDPGLTSFEPEALGNLVEGMDFHKFYFENLLSKNSKPVHTTILNPHVHLIGEDAACIAYIRLTQYMDSQGRPRSCQSEETRVWHRRDAKWLNVHFHCSGAPAAPLQ; from the exons aTCACCAGAAACTGGAGCGGGAGGCAAGAATCTGTCGTCTGCTGAAACATCCAAACATAG TACGACTCCATGACAGCATCTCGGAGGAAGGCTTCCATTACCTTGTCTTTGACCT CGTCACTGGAGGAGAGCTGTTCGAGGACATTGTTGCTAGAGAGTATTACAGCGAGGCAGATGCCAG CCACTGCATCAATCAGATCCTGGAGAGCGTCAGTCACATCCACCAGCATGACATTGTGCACAGGGATCTCAAG CCAGAGAATCTGCTCCTTGCCAGTAAGATGAAGGGAGCAGCGGTGAAGCTTGCAGATTTCGGTCTAGCCATCGAGGTGCAGGGGGACCAACAGGCATGGTTTG GTTTTGCAGGAACTCCAGGATATCTGTCCCCAGAAGTGTTGAGAAAGGATCCATACGGCAAGCCAGTGGACATATGGGCATGTG gtgtGATCCTGTACATCTTGTTGGTGGGCTACCCTCCCTTCTGGGACGAGGACCAACACAAACTGTACCAACAAATCAAGGCCGGTGCATATGAT TTTCCTTCTCCAGAGTGGGACACAGTGACCCCCGAGGCCAAGAATCTGATCAATCAGATGTTAACGATTAACCCTGCCAAAAGGATCACAGCCGACCAGGCCCTCAAGCATCCCTGGGTCTGC CAACGCTCCACTGTGGCCTCCATGATGCACCGTCAAGAGACTGTGGAGTGTCTGCGCAAGTTCAACGCGAGGAGGAAACTTAAA GGAGCCATCCTCACAACAATGCTGGTGTCCAGGAACTTTTCAG TGGGACGGCAGCATACCAGCCCTGCCGCTACCACCAGCACGGCCGCAATGGCACAGGAAG cATGCAAAACTTTACTAAACAAAAAGTCGGACGGTGTGAAG GAAGCCCAGACAACTGTTGTACACAACCCAGCTGATGGCACCAAG GGCTCCACAGAGAGCTGTAATAacacagaagaggaggagatgaaag CTGGTCCCCTGCAGGAGGCTACTAGCAGCCCCAGTGTCCTTCAGACCAGTCCAGCTCAGAGCTCCCGTCCTGAACCAGAGTCCGCTCTGTCACCTCCCGCAGGCAGCAGCCGCAACCTGCTGCAGA CTCGTAAACAGGAGATTATAAAGATGACAGAGCAGCTGATTGAAGCCATCAACAACGGGGATTTCGAGGCTTACAC GAGAATCTGTGACCCTGGACTGACTTCCTTTGAGCCAGAGGCTCTTGGAAACCTGGTGGAGGGCATGGACTTTCACAAGTTCTACTTTGAGAATC TGCTGAGTAAAAACAGCAAGCCTGTGCACACCACCATCCTCAATCCCCACGTCCATCTAATCGGTGAGGATGCTGCCTGCATTGCCTACATCCGCCTGACGCAGTACATGGACAGCCAGGGCCGGCCGCGCTCCTGTCAGTCGGAGGAGACGCGCGTGTGGCACCGCCGCGATGCCAAATGGCTCAACGTGCACTTCCACTGTTCAGGAGCACCGGCTGCACCACTGCAGTGA
- the camk2g2 gene encoding calcium/calmodulin-dependent protein kinase type II subunit gamma isoform X8: MATVVTSTRFTDEYQLYEELGKGAFSVVRRCVKKSTGQEYAAKIINTKKLSARDHQKLEREARICRLLKHPNIVRLHDSISEEGFHYLVFDLVTGGELFEDIVAREYYSEADASHCINQILESVSHIHQHDIVHRDLKPENLLLASKMKGAAVKLADFGLAIEVQGDQQAWFGFAGTPGYLSPEVLRKDPYGKPVDIWACGVILYILLVGYPPFWDEDQHKLYQQIKAGAYDFPSPEWDTVTPEAKNLINQMLTINPAKRITADQALKHPWVCQRSTVASMMHRQETVECLRKFNARRKLKGAILTTMLVSRNFSVGRQHTSPAATTSTAAMAQEACKTLLNKKSDGVKSQGTNSKNSVVSSSSTKDSSMSSSAPMEAQTTVVHNPADGTKGSTESCNNTEEEEMKGRKAGPLQEATSSPSVLQTSPAQSSRPEPESALSPPAGSSRNLLQTRKQEIIKMTEQLIEAINNGDFEAYTRICDPGLTSFEPEALGNLVEGMDFHKFYFENLLSKNSKPVHTTILNPHVHLIGEDAACIAYIRLTQYMDSQGRPRSCQSEETRVWHRRDAKWLNVHFHCSGAPAAPLQ; the protein is encoded by the exons aTCACCAGAAACTGGAGCGGGAGGCAAGAATCTGTCGTCTGCTGAAACATCCAAACATAG TACGACTCCATGACAGCATCTCGGAGGAAGGCTTCCATTACCTTGTCTTTGACCT CGTCACTGGAGGAGAGCTGTTCGAGGACATTGTTGCTAGAGAGTATTACAGCGAGGCAGATGCCAG CCACTGCATCAATCAGATCCTGGAGAGCGTCAGTCACATCCACCAGCATGACATTGTGCACAGGGATCTCAAG CCAGAGAATCTGCTCCTTGCCAGTAAGATGAAGGGAGCAGCGGTGAAGCTTGCAGATTTCGGTCTAGCCATCGAGGTGCAGGGGGACCAACAGGCATGGTTTG GTTTTGCAGGAACTCCAGGATATCTGTCCCCAGAAGTGTTGAGAAAGGATCCATACGGCAAGCCAGTGGACATATGGGCATGTG gtgtGATCCTGTACATCTTGTTGGTGGGCTACCCTCCCTTCTGGGACGAGGACCAACACAAACTGTACCAACAAATCAAGGCCGGTGCATATGAT TTTCCTTCTCCAGAGTGGGACACAGTGACCCCCGAGGCCAAGAATCTGATCAATCAGATGTTAACGATTAACCCTGCCAAAAGGATCACAGCCGACCAGGCCCTCAAGCATCCCTGGGTCTGC CAACGCTCCACTGTGGCCTCCATGATGCACCGTCAAGAGACTGTGGAGTGTCTGCGCAAGTTCAACGCGAGGAGGAAACTTAAA GGAGCCATCCTCACAACAATGCTGGTGTCCAGGAACTTTTCAG TGGGACGGCAGCATACCAGCCCTGCCGCTACCACCAGCACGGCCGCAATGGCACAGGAAG cATGCAAAACTTTACTAAACAAAAAGTCGGACGGTGTGAAG TCGCAGGGAAccaacagtaaaaacagtgtagtaagcagcagcagcaccaaagACAGCAGCATGTCATCTTCAGCACCAATG GAAGCCCAGACAACTGTTGTACACAACCCAGCTGATGGCACCAAG GGCTCCACAGAGAGCTGTAATAacacagaagaggaggagatgaaaggTAGGAAAG CTGGTCCCCTGCAGGAGGCTACTAGCAGCCCCAGTGTCCTTCAGACCAGTCCAGCTCAGAGCTCCCGTCCTGAACCAGAGTCCGCTCTGTCACCTCCCGCAGGCAGCAGCCGCAACCTGCTGCAGA CTCGTAAACAGGAGATTATAAAGATGACAGAGCAGCTGATTGAAGCCATCAACAACGGGGATTTCGAGGCTTACAC GAGAATCTGTGACCCTGGACTGACTTCCTTTGAGCCAGAGGCTCTTGGAAACCTGGTGGAGGGCATGGACTTTCACAAGTTCTACTTTGAGAATC TGCTGAGTAAAAACAGCAAGCCTGTGCACACCACCATCCTCAATCCCCACGTCCATCTAATCGGTGAGGATGCTGCCTGCATTGCCTACATCCGCCTGACGCAGTACATGGACAGCCAGGGCCGGCCGCGCTCCTGTCAGTCGGAGGAGACGCGCGTGTGGCACCGCCGCGATGCCAAATGGCTCAACGTGCACTTCCACTGTTCAGGAGCACCGGCTGCACCACTGCAGTGA
- the camk2g2 gene encoding calcium/calmodulin-dependent protein kinase type II subunit gamma isoform X6, translated as MATVVTSTRFTDEYQLYEELGKGAFSVVRRCVKKSTGQEYAAKIINTKKLSARDHQKLEREARICRLLKHPNIVRLHDSISEEGFHYLVFDLVTGGELFEDIVAREYYSEADASHCINQILESVSHIHQHDIVHRDLKPENLLLASKMKGAAVKLADFGLAIEVQGDQQAWFGFAGTPGYLSPEVLRKDPYGKPVDIWACGVILYILLVGYPPFWDEDQHKLYQQIKAGAYDFPSPEWDTVTPEAKNLINQMLTINPAKRITADQALKHPWVCQRSTVASMMHRQETVECLRKFNARRKLKGAILTTMLVSRNFSVGRQHTSPAATTSTAAMAQEACKTLLNKKSDGVKEAQTTVVHNPADGTKGSTESCNNTEEEEMKVAASESAGTDSGVLSECSATEEQTQTLSPHCPPPTSGPLQEATSSPSVLQTSPAQSSRPEPESALSPPAGSSRNLLQTRKQEIIKMTEQLIEAINNGDFEAYTRICDPGLTSFEPEALGNLVEGMDFHKFYFENLLSKNSKPVHTTILNPHVHLIGEDAACIAYIRLTQYMDSQGRPRSCQSEETRVWHRRDAKWLNVHFHCSGAPAAPLQ; from the exons aTCACCAGAAACTGGAGCGGGAGGCAAGAATCTGTCGTCTGCTGAAACATCCAAACATAG TACGACTCCATGACAGCATCTCGGAGGAAGGCTTCCATTACCTTGTCTTTGACCT CGTCACTGGAGGAGAGCTGTTCGAGGACATTGTTGCTAGAGAGTATTACAGCGAGGCAGATGCCAG CCACTGCATCAATCAGATCCTGGAGAGCGTCAGTCACATCCACCAGCATGACATTGTGCACAGGGATCTCAAG CCAGAGAATCTGCTCCTTGCCAGTAAGATGAAGGGAGCAGCGGTGAAGCTTGCAGATTTCGGTCTAGCCATCGAGGTGCAGGGGGACCAACAGGCATGGTTTG GTTTTGCAGGAACTCCAGGATATCTGTCCCCAGAAGTGTTGAGAAAGGATCCATACGGCAAGCCAGTGGACATATGGGCATGTG gtgtGATCCTGTACATCTTGTTGGTGGGCTACCCTCCCTTCTGGGACGAGGACCAACACAAACTGTACCAACAAATCAAGGCCGGTGCATATGAT TTTCCTTCTCCAGAGTGGGACACAGTGACCCCCGAGGCCAAGAATCTGATCAATCAGATGTTAACGATTAACCCTGCCAAAAGGATCACAGCCGACCAGGCCCTCAAGCATCCCTGGGTCTGC CAACGCTCCACTGTGGCCTCCATGATGCACCGTCAAGAGACTGTGGAGTGTCTGCGCAAGTTCAACGCGAGGAGGAAACTTAAA GGAGCCATCCTCACAACAATGCTGGTGTCCAGGAACTTTTCAG TGGGACGGCAGCATACCAGCCCTGCCGCTACCACCAGCACGGCCGCAATGGCACAGGAAG cATGCAAAACTTTACTAAACAAAAAGTCGGACGGTGTGAAG GAAGCCCAGACAACTGTTGTACACAACCCAGCTGATGGCACCAAG GGCTCCACAGAGAGCTGTAATAacacagaagaggaggagatgaaag TGGCTGCCTCTGAGTCTGCTGGTACAGACAGTGGAGTGTTAAGCGAGTGCAGCGCTACTGAGGAACAGACCCAGACCCTGTCTCCTCACTGCCCTCCACCCACCT CTGGTCCCCTGCAGGAGGCTACTAGCAGCCCCAGTGTCCTTCAGACCAGTCCAGCTCAGAGCTCCCGTCCTGAACCAGAGTCCGCTCTGTCACCTCCCGCAGGCAGCAGCCGCAACCTGCTGCAGA CTCGTAAACAGGAGATTATAAAGATGACAGAGCAGCTGATTGAAGCCATCAACAACGGGGATTTCGAGGCTTACAC GAGAATCTGTGACCCTGGACTGACTTCCTTTGAGCCAGAGGCTCTTGGAAACCTGGTGGAGGGCATGGACTTTCACAAGTTCTACTTTGAGAATC TGCTGAGTAAAAACAGCAAGCCTGTGCACACCACCATCCTCAATCCCCACGTCCATCTAATCGGTGAGGATGCTGCCTGCATTGCCTACATCCGCCTGACGCAGTACATGGACAGCCAGGGCCGGCCGCGCTCCTGTCAGTCGGAGGAGACGCGCGTGTGGCACCGCCGCGATGCCAAATGGCTCAACGTGCACTTCCACTGTTCAGGAGCACCGGCTGCACCACTGCAGTGA
- the camk2g2 gene encoding calcium/calmodulin-dependent protein kinase type II subunit gamma isoform X15, whose product MATVVTSTRFTDEYQLYEELGKGAFSVVRRCVKKSTGQEYAAKIINTKKLSARDHQKLEREARICRLLKHPNIVRLHDSISEEGFHYLVFDLVTGGELFEDIVAREYYSEADASHCINQILESVSHIHQHDIVHRDLKPENLLLASKMKGAAVKLADFGLAIEVQGDQQAWFGFAGTPGYLSPEVLRKDPYGKPVDIWACGVILYILLVGYPPFWDEDQHKLYQQIKAGAYDFPSPEWDTVTPEAKNLINQMLTINPAKRITADQALKHPWVCQRSTVASMMHRQETVECLRKFNARRKLKGAILTTMLVSRNFSVGRQHTSPAATTSTAAMAQEACKTLLNKKSDGVKEAQTTVVHNPADGTKGSTESCNNTEEEEMKGRKAGPLQEATSSPSVLQTSPAQSSRPEPESALSPPAGSSRNLLQTRKQEIIKMTEQLIEAINNGDFEAYTRICDPGLTSFEPEALGNLVEGMDFHKFYFENLLSKNSKPVHTTILNPHVHLIGEDAACIAYIRLTQYMDSQGRPRSCQSEETRVWHRRDAKWLNVHFHCSGAPAAPLQ is encoded by the exons aTCACCAGAAACTGGAGCGGGAGGCAAGAATCTGTCGTCTGCTGAAACATCCAAACATAG TACGACTCCATGACAGCATCTCGGAGGAAGGCTTCCATTACCTTGTCTTTGACCT CGTCACTGGAGGAGAGCTGTTCGAGGACATTGTTGCTAGAGAGTATTACAGCGAGGCAGATGCCAG CCACTGCATCAATCAGATCCTGGAGAGCGTCAGTCACATCCACCAGCATGACATTGTGCACAGGGATCTCAAG CCAGAGAATCTGCTCCTTGCCAGTAAGATGAAGGGAGCAGCGGTGAAGCTTGCAGATTTCGGTCTAGCCATCGAGGTGCAGGGGGACCAACAGGCATGGTTTG GTTTTGCAGGAACTCCAGGATATCTGTCCCCAGAAGTGTTGAGAAAGGATCCATACGGCAAGCCAGTGGACATATGGGCATGTG gtgtGATCCTGTACATCTTGTTGGTGGGCTACCCTCCCTTCTGGGACGAGGACCAACACAAACTGTACCAACAAATCAAGGCCGGTGCATATGAT TTTCCTTCTCCAGAGTGGGACACAGTGACCCCCGAGGCCAAGAATCTGATCAATCAGATGTTAACGATTAACCCTGCCAAAAGGATCACAGCCGACCAGGCCCTCAAGCATCCCTGGGTCTGC CAACGCTCCACTGTGGCCTCCATGATGCACCGTCAAGAGACTGTGGAGTGTCTGCGCAAGTTCAACGCGAGGAGGAAACTTAAA GGAGCCATCCTCACAACAATGCTGGTGTCCAGGAACTTTTCAG TGGGACGGCAGCATACCAGCCCTGCCGCTACCACCAGCACGGCCGCAATGGCACAGGAAG cATGCAAAACTTTACTAAACAAAAAGTCGGACGGTGTGAAG GAAGCCCAGACAACTGTTGTACACAACCCAGCTGATGGCACCAAG GGCTCCACAGAGAGCTGTAATAacacagaagaggaggagatgaaaggTAGGAAAG CTGGTCCCCTGCAGGAGGCTACTAGCAGCCCCAGTGTCCTTCAGACCAGTCCAGCTCAGAGCTCCCGTCCTGAACCAGAGTCCGCTCTGTCACCTCCCGCAGGCAGCAGCCGCAACCTGCTGCAGA CTCGTAAACAGGAGATTATAAAGATGACAGAGCAGCTGATTGAAGCCATCAACAACGGGGATTTCGAGGCTTACAC GAGAATCTGTGACCCTGGACTGACTTCCTTTGAGCCAGAGGCTCTTGGAAACCTGGTGGAGGGCATGGACTTTCACAAGTTCTACTTTGAGAATC TGCTGAGTAAAAACAGCAAGCCTGTGCACACCACCATCCTCAATCCCCACGTCCATCTAATCGGTGAGGATGCTGCCTGCATTGCCTACATCCGCCTGACGCAGTACATGGACAGCCAGGGCCGGCCGCGCTCCTGTCAGTCGGAGGAGACGCGCGTGTGGCACCGCCGCGATGCCAAATGGCTCAACGTGCACTTCCACTGTTCAGGAGCACCGGCTGCACCACTGCAGTGA